A region from the Panicum hallii strain FIL2 chromosome 1, PHallii_v3.1, whole genome shotgun sequence genome encodes:
- the LOC112895156 gene encoding ribonucleoside-diphosphate reductase large subunit-like — translation MYVVKRDGRQESVHFDKITARLKKLSYGLSAEHCDPVLVAQKVCAGVYKGVTTNQIGELAAETAAAMTASHPDYASLAGRIAVSNLHKKTMKSFSETVKVLYMHCDERSGLMAPMIADDAYEIVMKNAACLDSEINYDRDFDYDYFGFKTLERSYLLKVGGKVVERPQHMLMRVSVGIHKDDIASAVRTYHMMSQRWFTHASPTLFNAGTPRPQLSSCFLICMKDDSIEGIYDTLSECAAISKSAGGIGVSIHNIRATGSYIRGTNGTSNGIVPMLRVFNDTARYVDQGGGKRKGAFAVYLEPWHPDIFDFLDLRKNHGKEENRARDLFYALWIPDLFMERVQCNGQWSLFCPNEAPGLADCWGDEFQNLYHKYEREGKSKKVVSAQALWFDILKAQIETGTPYMLYKDTCNRKSNQQNLGTIKSSNLCTEIIEYTSPSETAVCNLASIALPRFVREKGVPIESHPAKLVGSSGSKNRYFDFDKLAEITSTVTYNLNKIIDISYYPIESARRSNMRHRPIGIGIQGLADTFILLGMPFDSPEAQQLNKDIFETIYYHALKASADLAAKEGPYETYAGSPVSKGILQPDMWNVVPSDRWNWSAIREVISQVGLRNSLLVAPMPTASTSQILGNNECFEPYTSNIYSRRVLSGEFVIVNKHLLHDLTEIGVWSPILKNKIIYEDGSVQKVTEVPDDLKAVYKTVWEIKQKTIVDMAADRGCYIDQSQSLNIHMDQPNFGKLTSLHFHAWSKGLKTGMYYLRTRAAADAIKFTVDTTLLKDKQQTSEEEDVQAKMAQMVCSLNNRDECLACGS, via the exons atgtACGTGGTGAAGCGCGACGGCCGGCAGGAGTCAGTCCACTTCGACAAGATCACCGCgcggctcaagaagctcagctACGGCCTCAGCGCGGAGCACTGCGACCCCGTCCTCGTCGCACAGAAGGTCTGCGCTGGCGTCTACAAGGGCGTCACCACCAACCAGATCGGCGAGCTCGCCGCCGAGACCGCCGCTGCCATGACTGCCTCGCACCCGGACTACGCATCG CTGGCGGGCAGGATCGCCGTCTCCAACCTGCACAAGAAAACCATGAAATCCTTCTCAGAGAC GGTAAAGGTTCTGTATATGCATTGCGACGAGAGGTCTGGCTTGATGGCTCCCATGATCGCTGATGATGCCTACGAGATCGTAATGAAG AATGCTGCTTGCTTGGACAGTGAGATAAATTATGACCGAGATTTCGACTATGATTATTTTGGTTTTAAGACACTTGAGAGGTCTTATCTGTTGAAAGTAGGTGGAAAGGTCGTGGAAAGGCCACAACATATGTTGATGAGAGTTTCTGTTGGCATACATAAGGATGATATTGCATCCGCTGTCAGAACATACCACATGATGTCTCAGCGCTGGTTCACTCATGCTTCCCCGACCCTTTTCAACGCTGGCACTCCAAGGCCCCAG CTAAGCAGCTGCTTCCTTATCTGCATGAAAGATGATAGTATTGAGGGAATTTATGATACTCTCTCAGAATGTGCTGCGATAAGCAAATCTGCTGGAGGAATTGGTGTATCAATTCACAACATTCGAGCTACTGGGAGTTACATTCGAGGAACAAATGGAACTTCTAATGGAATTGTTCCTATGCTACGTGTTTTCAATGATACTGCTCGTTATGTTGATCAAGGTGGAGGCAAGAGAAAAG GTGCATTCGCTGTTTATTTGGAGCCTTGGCATCCTGATATCTTTGACTTCCTTGATCTAAGGAAGAACCATGGAAAG GAGGAGAATCGTGCAAGGGATCTTTTCTATGCTCTGTGGATTCCTGATCTATTCATGGAAAGGGTACAATGCAATGGACAGTGGTCACTGTTTTGTCCCAATGAAGCTCCAGGTTTAGCTGATTGCTGGGGAGATGAGTTTCAGAATCTGTACCATAAATATGAAAGAGAG GGCAAGTCAAAGAAAGTAGTTTCAGCGCAGGCCCTCTGGTTTGATATTTTGAAGGCACAGATAGAAACTGGAACACCCTATATGCTTTATAAG GATACTTGCAACAGAAAAAGCAACCAACAAAATCTTGGCACAATTAAGTCCTCCAACCTGTGTACTGAGATAATAGAGTATACCAGTCCTTCTGAAACTGCTGTATGCAACCTAGCTTCAATTGCCTTGCCACGTTTTGTAAGGGAAAAG GGTGTTCCTATAGAGTCCCATCCAGCTAAGCTTGTTGGTAGCAGTGGGTCAAAAAATAGATACTTCGACTTTGATAAATTAGCAGAG ATTACTTCGACTGTTACGTATAATCTCAACAAAATCATTGATATTAGTTATTATCCCATTGAGAGTGCAAGGAGGTCAAATATGAGGCACAGGCCAATTGGGATAGGCATTCAAGGATTGGCggatacttttattttacttggAATGCCATTCGATTCACCAGAG GCCCAGCAGTTAAACAAGGATATTTTTGAAACTATTTATTATCATGCTTTGAAAGCTTCTGCTGATCTTGCTGCAAAAGAAGGTCCTTATGAAACATATGCTGGGAGCCCTGTCAGCAAG GGCATTCTTCAACCTGATATGTGGAATGTAGTGCCATCTGACAGATGGAACTGGTCGGCAATAAGGGAGGTGATTTCTCAAGTTGGATTGAGGAACTCTCTTCTTGTTGCTCCTATGCCCACTGCTTCCACTAGCCAAATTCTTGGCAACAATGAGTGCTTTGAACCGTACACATCAAATATATACAGTCGAAGAGTTTTAAG TGGTGAGTTTGTCATAGTAAACAAGCATCTTCTCCATGATCTGACTGAGATAGGTGTCTGGTCTCCTATTCTAAAAAACAAGATAATCTATGAGGATGGTTCTGTCCAAAAGGTTACCGAGGTCCCAGATGATCTAAAAGCAGTTTACAA GACTGTTTGGGAGATCAAGCAGAAAACTATTGTTGACATGGCTGCTGATCGTGGTTGCTATATCGATCAGAGCCAGAGCCTCAATATTCACATGGATCAACCAAACTTTGGGAAGCTAACTTCCTTGCACTTCCATGCTTGGTCGAAG GGCCTTAAGACAGGGATGTATTACCTAAGAACACGCGCTGCGGCAGATGCAATTAAGTTTACAGTAGATACTACTCTCCTCAAG GATAAGCAACAAACTTCAGAGGAAGAGGATGTCCAGGCTAAAATGGCACAGATGGTCTGTTCCTTGAACAACCGGGATGAGTGCTTGGCATGTGGAAGTTAG